Proteins from a genomic interval of Methanofollis formosanus:
- a CDS encoding SDR family oxidoreductase has product MSKIVITGGAGFIGSHLAEALVSDHEVVIIDNLDDYYSPALKRRNLDCVMAKGDAIFVRGDITDLAFVRSVIDDTVDYVYHEAAQAGVRISVRDPFKPNTVNVTGTLNVLTAARDAGVKRVINASSSSVYGTVQYLPFDENHPTIPVSPYGISKLAAEHYCRIFYEVYGLPAVSLRYFTVYGPRMRPDLAISIFTRKMLKNEPITVYGDGEQTRDFTFIDDIVKANLNLLKTGAADGYAMNVGGGQRITLNDLIALIREITGSASEVVYSQRQKGDAEHTLAEISLAGKLIGYRPEVSIGGGLGRFIEWYRGEVRWVPSMPAGF; this is encoded by the coding sequence ATGTCAAAGATTGTGATCACCGGCGGGGCCGGTTTTATCGGCTCGCATCTTGCCGAGGCGCTGGTCTCTGATCACGAGGTCGTCATCATCGACAACCTGGACGACTACTATTCTCCTGCCTTGAAGCGGAGGAACCTTGACTGCGTCATGGCGAAGGGTGACGCCATCTTTGTCAGGGGTGATATCACTGACCTCGCGTTTGTCAGGAGCGTCATCGACGATACCGTCGATTATGTCTACCACGAGGCTGCCCAGGCCGGGGTCAGGATCTCTGTCCGGGATCCTTTCAAACCGAACACCGTCAATGTGACCGGCACCCTCAACGTGCTCACGGCCGCACGGGATGCCGGGGTGAAGCGGGTGATCAACGCTTCCTCTTCCTCGGTGTACGGCACGGTGCAGTACCTCCCCTTTGATGAGAACCATCCTACCATACCGGTCTCCCCGTACGGCATCTCGAAGCTCGCCGCCGAGCACTACTGCCGGATCTTCTACGAGGTCTATGGGCTCCCGGCCGTTTCCCTTCGGTACTTCACAGTCTATGGCCCGAGGATGCGCCCTGACCTTGCGATCTCCATCTTCACTCGAAAGATGCTCAAGAACGAACCGATCACGGTCTATGGCGACGGCGAGCAGACCCGCGACTTCACCTTTATCGACGACATCGTGAAGGCGAACTTGAACCTCTTGAAGACTGGTGCTGCTGATGGGTATGCGATGAATGTCGGCGGCGGCCAGCGGATCACGTTGAACGACCTGATCGCTCTGATCCGGGAGATCACGGGGAGTGCGTCTGAGGTGGTGTATTCTCAGAGGCAGAAGGGAGATGCGGAGCATACGCTCGCGGAGATCTCCCTTGCCGGGAAATTGATTGGATACAGACCTGAGGTCTCCATCGGGGGAGGTCTGGGCAGGTTTATCGAGTGGTACAGGGGGGAAGTGAGATGGGTGCCTTCAATGCCTGCAGGCTTCTGA
- a CDS encoding sugar-transfer associated ATP-grasp domain-containing protein, producing the protein MKQMISDNTREYIFNSFNRIKLWANNQIYKHKIREISRQNPGCSAITDKNYLEHVKYWKAQGFKDVDRRWYLFYRNCSGIDDVRYVPENIYYNKIEPNLNNQYLSFGYADKNFYERRYNPDLFPETILRCINGIFYDRFYNKIDENDSHSILDDCGAEECVLKPTIDSGGGRGVQIARIDRGEIFDAQSRKISFNDRVHFYGGNFVIQHKIEQNEFFARFHSDSINTMKLYTYYSEHSDEAYVLKSVLRMGINNRFMDNQGAGGISCGICPDGRLNSFAYDKYGYTCCEHPNSKMSFEDKVVPNFSEAINVAKRIQNSNHHFRVLGIDMYVDRKGNTRILEINTKNNEINFHQLYGGSLFGDFTEEVIEISKKQVNRDRILWY; encoded by the coding sequence ATGAAACAGATGATCTCTGATAATACGAGGGAGTATATCTTCAACTCGTTCAATAGGATAAAACTGTGGGCGAATAATCAGATATATAAGCATAAGATTCGGGAGATATCACGTCAAAATCCTGGGTGCTCTGCAATAACCGATAAAAATTATCTGGAACATGTCAAGTATTGGAAGGCTCAGGGATTCAAGGATGTTGATCGGAGATGGTATCTGTTCTATAGGAATTGCTCAGGCATAGATGATGTCAGGTATGTTCCTGAAAATATCTATTATAACAAGATCGAACCAAATTTGAATAACCAATATCTGTCATTTGGGTACGCAGATAAGAACTTTTATGAAAGACGTTATAATCCCGATCTATTTCCAGAGACGATACTCCGGTGTATTAATGGAATCTTCTATGACAGATTTTACAATAAGATTGATGAAAATGACTCTCACTCCATCTTGGATGACTGTGGCGCCGAAGAGTGTGTATTAAAACCCACAATTGACTCAGGTGGAGGAAGAGGGGTTCAGATTGCGAGGATCGATAGGGGAGAAATTTTTGATGCACAGAGTCGAAAGATCTCATTCAATGATCGAGTACATTTTTACGGAGGTAATTTTGTAATCCAGCATAAGATCGAACAGAATGAGTTCTTTGCCCGATTTCATAGTGATTCGATAAACACAATGAAATTGTATACATACTACTCTGAGCATTCTGATGAGGCTTATGTCTTAAAATCAGTGTTGAGAATGGGTATCAACAATCGATTTATGGATAATCAGGGTGCGGGGGGGATATCCTGTGGTATATGCCCTGATGGAAGACTGAATTCTTTTGCTTATGATAAATATGGATATACGTGCTGTGAACATCCCAATTCTAAAATGAGCTTTGAAGATAAAGTCGTTCCAAACTTCAGTGAAGCGATCAATGTCGCAAAAAGAATTCAAAACTCGAACCATCATTTCCGTGTATTGGGTATAGATATGTATGTTGATAGAAAAGGAAATACCAGGATCCTTGAAATCAATACGAAAAATAATGAAATAAATTTTCACCAGTTATATGGGGGTTCTCTTTTTGGAGATTTTACTGAGGAGGTTATTGAGATCTCAAAGAAACAGGTGAATAGGGATCGTATACTGTGGTATTGA
- a CDS encoding glycosyltransferase family 4 protein produces MRIGFFTEIFPYHCSLDENNIREANNARFSGGIGNVVYNLLLQMSKKGHEIYVFTTAAMGEETSVEKHENVTVVRYKPHFKVSSSPVVLDYLYSGFIFDLDLDIVHAHIGNPIASLGGALYTKRRRVPFVITYHEDMTGGYGGLLRRTAVWFLNTFVVDHILSQADVVITPSEYYIERSTHLKRIKEKVQSIPNGIILEDYQRKYSKRESRDILHLPQEEKIVLFVGSLTPRKAPDVLVKAMRLVLRDCPDSRLLFVGDGYYRNELETLAEEYGILDQIAFMGFVDDDTKKLCYSASDIFVLPSRSEGFGIVLLEASAYGLPLVVSDLEVFRSVVKDGYNGVFTEKENENDLASKIIYLIKNIDFRNDMGGYAGKKVQDFRWDSVADETLKLYIDVMRKI; encoded by the coding sequence ATGAGAATCGGGTTTTTTACTGAAATATTTCCATATCATTGCAGTTTGGATGAGAATAATATTAGAGAAGCTAATAATGCCCGTTTTAGTGGAGGCATCGGTAATGTTGTCTACAACCTCCTCCTGCAGATGTCGAAAAAGGGACATGAAATCTATGTTTTTACCACCGCTGCTATGGGAGAAGAAACTTCAGTAGAAAAGCATGAGAATGTAACTGTTGTGAGATATAAGCCCCATTTTAAAGTAAGTTCATCCCCTGTTGTATTGGATTATCTCTATTCGGGTTTTATTTTTGATCTTGACCTGGATATTGTTCATGCCCATATCGGGAACCCTATTGCTTCTCTTGGAGGAGCTCTGTATACTAAGAGACGGAGAGTTCCTTTTGTTATAACCTATCATGAGGATATGACCGGGGGGTACGGTGGCTTGCTCAGGAGAACGGCGGTATGGTTTCTGAATACTTTTGTTGTAGATCATATCCTTTCTCAGGCTGATGTTGTCATTACCCCGTCTGAGTATTATATCGAGAGATCAACCCACCTGAAGAGAATAAAGGAGAAAGTTCAGAGTATCCCCAACGGCATAATCCTCGAAGACTATCAGCGAAAGTATTCGAAAAGAGAGAGCAGGGACATCTTACATTTGCCACAGGAAGAGAAGATTGTACTCTTTGTTGGGAGTCTCACTCCAAGGAAGGCCCCGGATGTTCTTGTTAAGGCGATGCGTCTTGTTTTGAGAGATTGTCCTGATAGCCGATTACTCTTTGTTGGGGATGGATATTATCGAAATGAATTAGAGACTCTGGCAGAAGAGTACGGCATCCTGGATCAGATCGCATTCATGGGTTTCGTTGATGACGACACTAAAAAGTTGTGCTATTCGGCATCTGATATTTTTGTCCTCCCGTCACGATCAGAAGGATTTGGCATAGTATTGCTGGAGGCTTCGGCTTATGGTTTGCCCCTTGTTGTGAGTGACCTTGAGGTTTTTCGCTCTGTTGTAAAAGATGGTTATAATGGTGTTTTTACCGAAAAAGAGAATGAGAATGATCTTGCATCAAAAATTATATATTTGATAAAAAATATTGATTTCCGAAATGATATGGGAGGGTATGCGGGGAAAAAGGTGCAGGACTTCCGCTGGGATAGTGTTGCTGATGAGACTTTGAAATTGTATATTGATGTAATGAGAAAAATTTAA
- a CDS encoding phenylacetate--CoA ligase family protein, whose protein sequence is MGAFNACRLLMQARKNQWLKPSELEELQAKRLRAMVRHAYENTEFYHCKFKNAGIRPEDIRTVDDLEKVPFTTKDELRKNSTGSMIARGVDLGRCLVTETSGSTGIPTRVVYDSPANDFSKAINLRSHIENGLTPTSKWTIFGDPHHFPKPTWFQKFGIFSPRWISVFDPVEKQLEFLQKFKPDVLGGYTSSIVLLARAIEERGIEGITPKAVIGTSELLDPGTREYIDAVFHIRMIDHFGCVELNRTAWECGEHAGYHIDVDAVVMEFVRGGKAVAPGERGEIVYTGLYNYAMPLIRYNIEDIGVPADELCPCGRGLPLMKIIEGRSDSFMQTPDGRIFAAMIWEPLMRRIPGITMFKAIQEREDLIRILVVGDEVYSAATARQIVHDVQEVMGEEVRVDVEVVEEIPRDPSGKVRCAVSKVGMI, encoded by the coding sequence ATGGGTGCCTTCAATGCCTGCAGGCTTCTGATGCAGGCCCGAAAGAACCAGTGGCTCAAACCCTCTGAACTGGAGGAGTTGCAGGCGAAACGGCTAAGGGCGATGGTCAGGCATGCCTATGAGAATACGGAGTTCTACCATTGCAAGTTCAAGAATGCGGGGATCAGGCCTGAGGATATCAGAACCGTCGATGACCTCGAAAAAGTTCCTTTTACCACCAAGGATGAGCTCCGAAAAAATAGCACCGGTTCTATGATAGCACGAGGCGTGGACCTGGGCAGATGTCTGGTCACCGAGACCAGCGGGTCAACCGGTATCCCCACCAGGGTGGTCTATGATTCGCCTGCCAATGACTTCAGTAAGGCGATCAATTTACGCTCTCATATTGAGAACGGGTTGACTCCTACAAGTAAGTGGACGATCTTTGGGGATCCTCATCATTTTCCGAAGCCCACATGGTTCCAGAAATTCGGGATTTTCAGTCCCCGCTGGATCTCTGTCTTCGATCCGGTTGAAAAACAACTGGAATTCCTCCAGAAATTCAAACCTGATGTCCTTGGTGGGTACACTTCGTCGATAGTGCTGTTGGCCCGGGCGATCGAGGAGAGGGGCATTGAAGGTATTACTCCAAAGGCGGTTATCGGTACATCTGAGTTGCTCGATCCAGGTACTCGAGAGTACATCGACGCAGTCTTTCATATCAGGATGATTGACCACTTTGGCTGTGTCGAACTGAACCGGACTGCCTGGGAGTGCGGCGAGCATGCCGGATATCACATCGATGTTGATGCGGTTGTCATGGAGTTTGTCCGTGGTGGAAAGGCCGTTGCTCCAGGTGAACGTGGAGAGATTGTCTACACAGGCCTGTACAATTATGCCATGCCCCTCATTCGCTATAATATTGAGGATATCGGGGTGCCGGCCGACGAATTGTGCCCATGCGGGCGCGGCCTCCCTCTCATGAAGATCATTGAAGGGCGGTCCGACTCGTTTATGCAGACGCCTGACGGGAGGATCTTTGCAGCCATGATATGGGAACCCCTGATGAGGAGGATTCCAGGAATTACAATGTTCAAGGCGATTCAGGAGAGGGAGGATCTCATCAGGATCCTGGTTGTCGGGGACGAAGTCTACTCTGCGGCCACCGCCAGGCAGATTGTGCATGATGTACAGGAGGTCATGGGTGAGGAGGTGCGTGTTGATGTTGAGGTGGTTGAGGAGATCCCGAGGGATCCTTCAGGGAAGGTCAGGTGTGCCGTTTCGAAGGTAGGTATGATATGA
- a CDS encoding glycosyltransferase family 4 protein, whose amino-acid sequence MNRLNIGIITFPQNKTHVTPLYNLARIISCLADQVYVITGNVGGEVAKKLEKPHVRLIRYNYNPNKIIRIYNHAMIQLKTTFLMTKLSKKVDIWILIGGELMILPIMLTKITRIPLIIFIDGNALNIARSNNDPLLKPMTMIFMLGYTIVDNIGLYSPALISACNLKNYSEKIHIVCHHSVNFEKFAAVTPLSDRPLLIGYIGRLSVEKGVQNFARALPAILSNRQNLSVLIGGEGKLKEAIESSLQENGLTNRVDLAGWISHEDLPEYLNQLRLLVLPSYSEGLPNIMLEAMACGIPVLATPVGAIPDVVVDGETGFIMEDNSPECIEENVLRALSSPALEQIAENGKRFVMENFTFEHVVARWKEVIEGV is encoded by the coding sequence ATGAACAGATTGAACATTGGCATAATCACTTTTCCGCAAAATAAAACTCATGTAACTCCATTGTATAATCTGGCAAGGATAATCAGTTGCCTTGCAGATCAAGTCTATGTTATAACGGGGAACGTAGGAGGCGAGGTTGCAAAAAAGTTAGAAAAACCCCACGTTCGACTAATTCGCTATAATTACAACCCCAATAAGATCATTAGAATCTATAATCATGCTATGATTCAACTGAAGACGACTTTTCTCATGACAAAACTATCAAAAAAAGTTGATATCTGGATTTTGATTGGTGGAGAATTAATGATTTTGCCAATCATGTTGACAAAAATAACTCGGATACCTCTGATTATATTTATTGATGGAAATGCGTTGAATATCGCAAGATCGAATAATGATCCGTTGTTAAAGCCGATGACCATGATATTTATGCTTGGTTATACTATTGTAGACAATATCGGCTTATATTCTCCCGCCCTAATTTCCGCCTGTAATCTCAAAAATTACAGTGAAAAAATCCATATTGTCTGTCACCACTCCGTTAACTTTGAAAAATTTGCTGCCGTCACTCCTCTCTCCGATCGCCCGCTCCTCATTGGATACATTGGTCGGTTAAGTGTGGAAAAAGGTGTCCAGAACTTTGCCCGGGCTCTCCCTGCTATTCTCAGCAACCGGCAGAACCTCAGCGTGCTCATCGGTGGGGAGGGGAAATTGAAAGAGGCGATTGAGAGCTCCTTGCAAGAAAATGGACTCACCAACCGTGTTGACCTCGCCGGATGGATCTCTCATGAAGACCTTCCAGAATACCTGAATCAACTGCGCCTCCTCGTACTTCCGTCATACTCCGAAGGGCTCCCCAACATCATGCTTGAGGCCATGGCCTGCGGAATACCGGTGCTTGCAACGCCGGTAGGGGCGATACCGGATGTCGTCGTAGACGGGGAGACAGGATTCATCATGGAGGACAACTCCCCCGAGTGCATTGAGGAGAATGTGTTGAGGGCATTGAGCTCACCGGCGTTGGAGCAGATCGCAGAGAATGGGAAGCGATTTGTGATGGAGAATTTCACGTTTGAGCATGTGGTCGCCAGGTGGAAGGAAGTGATCGAGGGGGTATAG